Proteins co-encoded in one Prescottella sp. R16 genomic window:
- a CDS encoding ATP-binding cassette domain-containing protein gives MSTDAVNPGHSDVALRLDGVTTGYPVRRALRPAVARPVATRLSATARRGELTVLLGPNGSGKSTLLRTICGLQPALDGTTTLDGRDIRDMAADEVARAIAVVLTERVDPGMLSGRELAGLGRTPHLGLGGRMGPRDHAVVTWALDAVGATHLADRPVSEMSDGERQRVLTARALAQEPTLLVLDEPTAFLDVPSRVALVELLRRAAREHDLAVVMSTHDLELALRVADHVWLLDRTGRLDTGTPEQLALDGRIGAVFDSQALRFDAATGVFVLDAAVGDKRQVRVFGSDPAVSAACRLLGREGFGVAEAGGADAELSVDVTNTGVALRHAGRTLRLPGVDGVPEVLRGLPGSTLRVTRPDDVAATLAEIAAVSPYLATTSGTPGPGRWRPARDLYDDPGALAETVDAVRRRIGPTEWRVAASTLFFGYAARLWKSALGGVVLTGRLPDLDPDDLEWMCDDGTIGLNLRDPRGWSCADHAELVDLARVMVMDRHLAPMIDAVRDVEPMSARLLWGNAAAALLGAARVIGDGSDPETALRAQGFAETILRDPRLVDTVVQEGDGYRRRSCCLFYRTPGSGYCGDCALTRPTGNEEETA, from the coding sequence GTGAGTACCGATGCAGTGAACCCGGGACACTCGGATGTCGCGCTCCGCCTCGACGGAGTCACCACCGGGTACCCGGTGCGTCGCGCGCTGCGTCCGGCCGTCGCCCGGCCCGTGGCCACCCGGTTGTCGGCGACCGCCCGACGTGGCGAGTTGACGGTGCTCCTCGGTCCCAACGGCAGCGGCAAGTCGACGCTGCTACGGACGATCTGCGGTCTGCAGCCGGCACTCGACGGCACGACCACGCTGGACGGCAGGGACATTCGCGACATGGCGGCCGACGAGGTGGCTCGCGCGATCGCGGTGGTGCTCACCGAACGCGTCGATCCGGGAATGTTGTCCGGGCGCGAACTCGCCGGGCTCGGCCGTACTCCGCATCTGGGCCTCGGTGGCCGTATGGGTCCGCGCGATCACGCCGTCGTCACGTGGGCTCTCGACGCGGTCGGCGCCACCCATCTCGCGGACCGGCCGGTATCCGAGATGTCCGACGGCGAACGCCAGCGCGTCCTCACCGCCCGCGCTCTCGCGCAGGAACCGACACTGCTGGTCCTGGACGAACCGACGGCGTTCCTCGACGTGCCGTCGCGGGTCGCGTTGGTCGAGTTGCTGCGGCGCGCGGCCCGCGAGCACGACCTGGCTGTCGTGATGTCGACGCACGACCTCGAACTGGCGTTGCGCGTCGCCGACCACGTGTGGCTGCTCGACCGCACCGGCCGTCTCGATACCGGAACCCCCGAACAGCTCGCGCTCGACGGACGAATCGGTGCCGTATTCGATTCGCAGGCATTGCGATTCGATGCCGCAACGGGCGTCTTCGTGCTGGACGCGGCGGTCGGCGACAAACGACAGGTGCGAGTCTTCGGATCCGATCCGGCGGTGTCTGCGGCGTGCCGGCTGCTCGGACGCGAGGGCTTCGGTGTTGCAGAGGCCGGCGGGGCGGACGCGGAACTGTCGGTGGACGTCACGAACACCGGTGTCGCGCTTCGGCATGCGGGACGCACACTGCGGCTCCCCGGCGTCGACGGTGTCCCCGAGGTGCTTCGCGGGCTGCCCGGCTCGACGTTGCGTGTCACGCGGCCGGACGACGTCGCGGCGACACTGGCCGAAATTGCTGCGGTCAGTCCGTATCTCGCGACGACGTCCGGCACTCCCGGACCCGGTCGGTGGCGGCCCGCACGTGATCTGTACGACGACCCCGGTGCCCTCGCGGAGACCGTCGACGCCGTCCGTCGGCGGATCGGCCCCACCGAGTGGCGGGTGGCCGCCTCCACGCTGTTCTTCGGCTACGCCGCGCGGCTGTGGAAGTCGGCGCTGGGCGGGGTGGTGTTGACCGGACGGCTCCCCGATCTCGATCCCGACGATCTCGAGTGGATGTGCGACGACGGCACGATCGGCCTCAACCTCCGAGATCCCCGCGGTTGGTCCTGCGCCGACCACGCGGAGCTGGTCGACCTGGCCCGGGTCATGGTGATGGACCGTCACCTCGCACCGATGATCGACGCCGTCCGCGACGTCGAGCCGATGTCGGCCCGACTGTTGTGGGGCAATGCCGCAGCGGCCCTTCTGGGCGCGGCACGGGTGATCGGCGACGGCTCCGATCCCGAGACTGCGCTGCGTGCACAGGGTTTCGCCGAGACGATCCTGCGTGATCCGCGTCTCGTGGACACCGTCGTCCAGGAGGGCGACGGCTACCGCCGGCGGAGCTGCTGTCTGTTCTATCGCACCCCCGGGTCGGGCTACTGCGGTGACTGCGCGCTCACCCGTCCGACCGGTAACGAGGAGGAAACCGCATGA
- a CDS encoding iron ABC transporter permease, whose product MTVVLTRPPAPDTGIADGRDATPAPRAFSRRAVLVTVGLTAATVTLFLLALVLGPVRVPLADTIRVVLGAAPSDPRWQVVVHELRLPRAITAVLVGAALGVAGLQMQTLFRNALADPYVLGASSGASLGVALVVITAGTAGSASFTAGLAGMGRAGVVLAAASGAAIVLLLVLALSRWVRSSVTLLLVGVMVGSATTAIVSVLLVYADPVRAQLFLLWGLGSFASTTWADLALMAPIVLAAVVVALATVRPLNALLLGEGYARTMGIDVRRTRLLTLLAASLLAGATTAFCGPIGFLGLAVPHLARLAVGTSDHRALVPTVMLMGSAVALACGIVSQVPNSDRVLPLNAVTAMIGAPIVITVLIRARRGVDGAAL is encoded by the coding sequence ATGACGGTCGTCCTGACCCGCCCGCCGGCCCCCGACACCGGGATCGCGGATGGGCGGGACGCCACGCCGGCTCCCCGAGCATTCTCCCGCCGGGCGGTCCTCGTCACGGTCGGCCTCACGGCCGCGACCGTGACGCTGTTCCTGCTCGCCCTGGTCCTCGGCCCGGTCCGCGTCCCGCTCGCCGACACGATCCGCGTCGTCCTCGGCGCCGCACCGTCCGATCCGCGCTGGCAGGTCGTCGTGCACGAACTGCGCCTGCCCCGCGCGATCACCGCGGTCCTGGTCGGCGCAGCATTGGGTGTTGCGGGCCTGCAGATGCAGACGCTGTTCCGCAATGCACTCGCGGATCCCTATGTCCTGGGCGCGAGTTCGGGTGCGAGCCTGGGTGTCGCTCTGGTCGTGATCACCGCCGGGACCGCGGGATCGGCTTCGTTCACCGCCGGGCTCGCCGGCATGGGCCGCGCCGGTGTCGTGCTCGCGGCCGCGAGCGGCGCGGCGATCGTCCTGCTGCTGGTGTTGGCGTTGTCGCGCTGGGTGCGGTCGTCGGTGACGCTGCTGCTGGTCGGGGTCATGGTCGGCTCCGCGACCACCGCGATCGTGAGCGTGCTGCTGGTGTACGCGGATCCGGTTCGCGCCCAACTGTTCCTGCTGTGGGGTCTCGGCAGTTTCGCGTCGACGACCTGGGCCGATCTGGCGCTCATGGCGCCGATCGTGCTGGCCGCGGTCGTGGTCGCGCTGGCCACCGTGCGCCCCTTGAACGCACTGCTGCTCGGCGAGGGATACGCCCGAACGATGGGCATCGACGTCCGCCGGACCCGCTTGCTCACCCTGCTCGCGGCGTCGCTGCTCGCCGGTGCGACGACGGCGTTCTGCGGACCGATCGGCTTCCTCGGTCTGGCCGTCCCACACCTGGCCCGGCTGGCCGTCGGCACATCCGATCACCGCGCTCTCGTGCCGACGGTGATGCTGATGGGGTCCGCTGTGGCCCTCGCATGCGGCATCGTGAGTCAGGTACCGAACAGTGACCGGGTCCTGCCCCTCAACGCGGTGACCGCCATGATCGGAGCGCCGATCGTGATCACCGTGCTGATCCGGGCCCGCCGTGGAGTCGATGGAGCCGCCCTGTGA
- a CDS encoding ABC transporter substrate-binding protein gives MLKRSTTAALTAFVAVGLTATACSSSPTDVDSALDARGCITDFDASIDYFPDKSILFDAKNFTVDYHDSYQVLTIEQPFPGASPESYVLVKCGAPDPELSGDLASAPKITTPIRSLYSASTTHLPLITELGRLDVLTGVANAANVNGDDIRARIADGKITEYASGKAVNVEKVVAENPDVLMTQGTDDPSYAKLRAAGIPVVANAEYLESTALGRAEWVKMMAALTGTEAQAATLYDRIRSDYAKVAEVAAGAEKRPVLNGTMYQGTWYMPAGGSYIGRLMHDAGATYPWAGDPATGSLQLNFETVYTENGTAPLWIVMSDWATTGDAVAEDQRYGQLTAVQDGRVWSGTEDMGPTGGNNFYQLGVLRPDLILGDLVAIVHPELAPNHEFAFYREVPRA, from the coding sequence ATGCTCAAACGGTCCACGACCGCTGCCCTGACCGCCTTCGTGGCGGTCGGACTGACCGCCACCGCCTGCTCGTCGAGCCCTACCGACGTCGACTCCGCGCTCGACGCGCGGGGGTGCATCACCGACTTCGATGCGAGCATCGACTACTTCCCGGACAAGTCGATCCTGTTCGACGCGAAGAACTTCACCGTCGACTACCACGACAGCTATCAGGTGCTGACCATCGAGCAGCCGTTCCCGGGCGCCTCCCCGGAGTCGTATGTACTGGTCAAGTGCGGTGCGCCGGACCCGGAACTGTCCGGTGACCTGGCCTCGGCACCGAAGATCACGACACCGATCCGGAGCCTGTACTCGGCGTCGACGACGCACCTGCCGCTGATCACCGAACTCGGTCGGCTCGACGTCCTGACCGGTGTCGCGAACGCGGCCAACGTCAACGGCGACGACATCCGGGCCCGCATCGCGGACGGCAAGATCACCGAGTACGCGTCCGGTAAGGCCGTGAACGTCGAGAAGGTCGTCGCGGAGAATCCCGACGTCCTGATGACACAGGGCACCGACGACCCGTCCTATGCGAAGCTGCGCGCCGCGGGCATCCCGGTGGTCGCGAACGCCGAATACCTCGAGAGCACTGCCCTCGGCCGCGCCGAGTGGGTCAAGATGATGGCCGCGCTGACGGGCACCGAGGCGCAGGCGGCCACGCTGTACGACCGGATCCGCAGCGACTACGCGAAGGTGGCCGAGGTCGCCGCCGGGGCCGAGAAGAGGCCCGTCCTGAACGGCACCATGTACCAGGGCACGTGGTACATGCCGGCCGGTGGCAGCTACATCGGCCGGCTGATGCACGACGCCGGCGCCACCTACCCGTGGGCGGGCGACCCCGCGACCGGCAGCCTCCAGCTGAACTTCGAGACCGTCTACACCGAGAACGGCACCGCGCCGCTGTGGATCGTCATGAGCGACTGGGCCACCACCGGCGACGCGGTCGCCGAGGACCAGCGCTACGGACAGCTGACCGCCGTCCAGGACGGCCGGGTGTGGTCCGGCACCGAGGACATGGGTCCGACCGGCGGCAACAACTTCTACCAGCTGGGTGTGCTGCGCCCCGACCTGATCCTCGGTGACCTGGTCGCGATCGTGCATCCGGAGCTCGCACCGAACCACGAGTTCGCGTTCTACCGAGAGGTTCCGCGAGCATGA
- a CDS encoding MerR family transcriptional regulator: MVDTRIMRIGRMAEAAGTTPRAVRHYHRLGLLAEPERLPNGYREYTVDDVVRLMRIRWLADSGVPLGSIAAVLNGDPAEADARDVVADLRALIDGIRREQATLARRSALLTAMLSDAEAGHPISALPTVLAAAFRDAIDGAETRSVRAELERERDLLEMLAVTGAAPPSLLDGFTAVVADPGQRSEYLELLVAWSALEGRRPESVENEIDALVDRLVDSFDRNRIALSGPDPGDESGDWPLTLEDVVPDPAQREVVLRASRVVLSRMEET; encoded by the coding sequence ATGGTCGACACTCGGATCATGCGGATAGGTCGGATGGCAGAGGCAGCGGGGACGACGCCGAGAGCGGTGCGGCACTATCACCGCCTGGGTCTGCTCGCGGAGCCGGAGCGGTTGCCCAACGGGTACCGCGAGTACACGGTCGACGACGTCGTCCGGCTGATGCGGATCCGGTGGCTCGCCGACAGCGGTGTTCCGCTCGGTTCGATCGCTGCCGTCCTGAACGGTGATCCGGCCGAGGCGGACGCTCGGGACGTGGTGGCCGACCTGCGGGCACTGATCGACGGGATCCGCCGCGAGCAGGCGACGCTCGCGCGGCGCAGCGCGCTGCTCACCGCGATGCTGTCGGACGCCGAGGCCGGGCATCCGATCTCGGCGCTGCCCACCGTGCTCGCCGCCGCGTTCCGGGATGCGATCGACGGGGCCGAGACACGTTCGGTGAGAGCGGAACTGGAACGTGAGCGTGACCTGCTCGAGATGCTTGCCGTCACCGGTGCCGCACCGCCGTCGTTGCTCGACGGTTTCACCGCGGTCGTGGCCGATCCCGGGCAACGATCCGAGTATCTCGAGCTTCTCGTCGCCTGGTCGGCACTCGAAGGTCGACGCCCGGAATCCGTCGAGAACGAGATCGACGCTCTGGTCGACCGGCTGGTCGACAGCTTCGACCGCAACCGGATCGCGCTGTCGGGGCCGGATCCGGGCGACGAGTCGGGGGACTGGCCGCTCACGCTCGAGGATGTCGTCCCCGACCCTGCGCAACGTGAAGTGGTGCTCCGGGCCTCACGAGTCGTGCTGTCCCGCATGGAGGAAACGTGA
- a CDS encoding DHA2 family efflux MFS transporter permease subunit, producing MTTNSTAGPPASDKIDGAVLKIASVVVLGAIMSILDVTVVSVAVPTFIETFETSYAVVAWTMTAYTLALATVIPVTGWAADRFGTKRLYIGALILFVAGSVACAFAWDITSLIAFRVLQGLGGGMLMPLGMTIMTRAAGPERVGRVMAVLGIPMLLGPICGPILGGWLIDFASWHWIFLINLPVGIIALVAAFKLLPKDEASPSQAFDVVGMVLLSPGLALFLFGVSSIPETGTVASARVLVSAGVGLVLIVGFVFHALRKDHPLIDLHLFKNRQLTVAVLTTSTFIVAFMGAGLLFPSYFIQVRGESTLAAGLLLAPQGIGAMVTMPIAGRLVDKIGPGKIVLTGLPLIALGMFAFTQLSADSPYWLLLGALFVQGLGMGCTMMPLMTAAMVTLKNEMIARGSTLMNIVQQTAGSIGTATMSVILTNQLLDRNLTNEKVAMQHIDAVVAQEPPGMPEQILSAAADAFGNTFTIAFILLLCTLIPAFFLPRKLTIPATKDVPVAMH from the coding sequence ATGACGACCAATTCGACCGCCGGACCGCCCGCGTCCGACAAAATCGACGGGGCGGTCCTCAAGATCGCTTCCGTGGTGGTGCTCGGCGCCATCATGTCCATTCTCGACGTCACCGTGGTCAGCGTTGCGGTGCCCACGTTCATCGAGACCTTCGAAACCAGCTATGCGGTCGTCGCCTGGACGATGACCGCGTACACGCTGGCCCTGGCCACCGTCATCCCGGTCACGGGCTGGGCGGCCGACCGGTTCGGCACCAAACGTCTCTACATCGGTGCACTGATCCTGTTCGTCGCCGGTTCGGTGGCGTGTGCGTTCGCGTGGGACATCACGTCGCTCATCGCGTTCCGAGTGTTGCAGGGCCTCGGTGGCGGCATGCTCATGCCGCTCGGTATGACGATCATGACCCGTGCCGCGGGCCCCGAGCGGGTCGGCCGCGTCATGGCCGTCCTCGGTATCCCGATGCTGCTCGGCCCGATTTGTGGCCCGATCCTCGGCGGCTGGCTCATCGACTTCGCGAGCTGGCACTGGATCTTCCTCATCAACCTGCCCGTCGGCATCATCGCCCTGGTGGCGGCGTTCAAGTTGCTGCCCAAGGACGAGGCGAGCCCGTCGCAGGCGTTCGACGTCGTCGGCATGGTGCTGCTGTCGCCGGGTCTGGCGCTGTTCCTGTTCGGTGTGTCGTCGATTCCCGAGACCGGCACCGTCGCGTCGGCGCGGGTTCTGGTGTCCGCAGGCGTCGGCCTGGTGCTGATCGTGGGCTTCGTGTTCCACGCCCTGCGCAAGGATCATCCGCTGATCGACCTGCACCTGTTCAAGAACCGGCAGCTGACCGTCGCCGTGCTCACGACGTCGACGTTCATCGTCGCGTTCATGGGTGCCGGACTGTTGTTCCCGAGCTACTTCATCCAGGTCCGTGGTGAGTCGACGCTCGCCGCCGGTCTGCTGCTCGCGCCGCAGGGTATCGGTGCGATGGTCACCATGCCGATCGCCGGCCGGCTCGTCGACAAGATCGGCCCCGGCAAGATCGTGCTCACGGGTCTGCCGCTGATCGCGCTCGGCATGTTCGCATTCACCCAGCTGTCCGCGGACTCGCCGTACTGGCTGCTGCTCGGCGCCCTGTTCGTACAGGGCCTCGGCATGGGCTGCACCATGATGCCGCTGATGACGGCCGCGATGGTCACCCTCAAGAACGAGATGATCGCCCGCGGCTCGACCCTGATGAACATCGTCCAGCAGACCGCCGGTTCCATCGGCACCGCCACCATGTCGGTGATCCTGACGAACCAGCTCCTCGACCGCAATCTCACCAACGAGAAGGTGGCGATGCAGCACATCGACGCCGTCGTCGCGCAGGAACCGCCCGGCATGCCCGAGCAGATCCTCAGCGCCGCGGCCGACGCGTTCGGTAACACCTTCACCATCGCGTTCATCCTGCTGCTCTGCACGCTGATCCCGGCGTTCTTCCTGCCGCGCAAGCTCACCATCCCGGCCACCAAGGACGTTCCGGTCGCCATGCACTGA
- a CDS encoding MarR family winged helix-turn-helix transcriptional regulator: MRLLGMGESESMDTLVAMDLTFSQVRALFVLAQHGEPIAINEVADCLRISVAAAGRNVDQLVSQELVLRREDPDDRRIKRVSLTESGRALVSRHLEDKRDELRAFAGRLDQPDRVRLLEALQPILAGNALRARSQEFCG, translated from the coding sequence ATGCGTCTCCTGGGCATGGGGGAGTCCGAATCGATGGACACCCTCGTCGCGATGGACCTGACGTTCTCGCAGGTTCGTGCCCTGTTCGTGCTGGCGCAGCACGGCGAGCCGATCGCGATCAACGAGGTCGCCGATTGTCTGCGGATCTCGGTGGCCGCCGCGGGTCGCAACGTCGACCAGCTGGTGTCCCAGGAGCTGGTGCTGCGCCGCGAGGACCCCGACGATCGCCGGATCAAACGGGTCTCGCTGACGGAATCGGGGCGTGCCCTGGTCTCCCGTCATCTCGAGGACAAGCGTGACGAGCTCCGCGCGTTTGCGGGCCGGCTCGACCAGCCGGATCGTGTGCGACTGCTCGAGGCACTTCAACCGATACTCGCGGGCAACGCCCTGCGGGCCCGAAGTCAGGAATTCTGCGGATGA
- a CDS encoding NADPH:quinone oxidoreductase family protein, whose translation MRAVVVTELAGPSAMTVRDVPEPEASGLVLVDVKASGVCFPDLLISYGKYQLRPEPPFVPGTEVAGVVLDAPADSGFTAGQRVLAVSSLGGYAERVAVHPRLVLPMPDELTFAEGASLIINYQTMEFAFGRRARLQPGETVVVLGAAGGIGTSAIQLAKAHGARVIAVVRRQGADDFLRQVGADEVLRLADGWAGRVHELTGGRGADVVVDPVGGDAFDDAVRALAPEGRLVVIGFAGGGIPSVKLNRVLFRNISIVGAAWGEFLRHDPGALGQTHAALVEHVRGGLRPLVEARYPLAEAAQALADLEAGRVIGKAVLTQE comes from the coding sequence GTGCGCGCAGTGGTGGTCACCGAGTTGGCGGGGCCGTCGGCCATGACCGTCCGGGACGTGCCGGAACCGGAGGCGTCGGGCCTGGTCCTCGTCGACGTGAAGGCGTCCGGGGTGTGTTTCCCGGACCTGCTCATCAGCTACGGCAAGTATCAGCTGCGGCCGGAGCCGCCGTTCGTGCCGGGCACCGAGGTGGCGGGGGTCGTGCTCGACGCCCCCGCGGACAGTGGTTTCACGGCCGGGCAGCGGGTGCTCGCCGTGTCGAGCCTCGGCGGCTACGCCGAACGGGTCGCCGTGCACCCGCGTCTGGTGCTGCCCATGCCGGACGAGCTCACGTTCGCCGAGGGGGCGTCGCTGATCATCAACTATCAGACGATGGAGTTCGCGTTCGGTCGCCGTGCCCGGCTGCAGCCGGGGGAGACCGTCGTGGTCCTCGGCGCGGCCGGTGGTATCGGGACGTCTGCGATCCAGCTCGCGAAGGCGCACGGTGCCCGGGTGATCGCGGTGGTGCGCCGGCAGGGTGCCGACGACTTCCTGCGGCAGGTCGGTGCCGACGAGGTGCTCCGTCTGGCCGACGGGTGGGCGGGGCGGGTCCACGAACTGACCGGTGGTCGCGGCGCGGACGTCGTCGTCGACCCGGTCGGTGGGGACGCGTTCGACGACGCCGTCCGGGCGCTCGCCCCGGAGGGCCGGCTGGTGGTGATCGGATTCGCGGGCGGCGGCATCCCGTCGGTGAAGCTCAACCGGGTCCTGTTCCGCAACATCAGCATCGTCGGCGCTGCGTGGGGCGAGTTCCTGCGGCACGATCCGGGTGCGCTGGGGCAGACGCATGCCGCGCTCGTCGAACATGTGCGCGGGGGGCTGCGTCCGCTCGTCGAGGCCCGGTATCCGTTGGCCGAGGCCGCGCAGGCTCTCGCGGACCTCGAGGCCGGTCGGGTGATCGGGAAGGCCGTCCTCACCCAGGAGTGA
- a CDS encoding FAD-dependent oxidoreductase has translation MAYVITQACCNDASCVSACPVNCIHPTPDEPEFATTEMLYIEPQACIDCGACVDACPVDAIFPEDQLTAPLQRYKEINADYYTRHPMPETWIPLTPETPPVRDLGTLRVAIVGAGPAACYAAEELLKRSDVEVDMFEKLPTPWGLVRAGVAPDHPGTKTVTEMFDWSLGRDAFRFHLNVEIGKHLGHADLLAHHHAVIYAVGASADRSLGIPGEDLPGSHAATEFVAWYNGHPDYADRTFDLSGERAVIVGNGNVALDVARILTMDPDELAKTDIADHALKALRDSNIREVVLLGRRGPAQAAYTNPEFLALGDLPGVDVVVDPAAMQLDARSQALLDSDDVEPAIAMKVRLAREFSQRTPTPGNKRIVFRYLVSPTEIDGTDRDPKRVQGLTVVANELVDGADGGLAARPTDRTERIDTSLVLRSIGYRGRPVPGVPFDERRGIVPNERGRVVLAGGDALPGVYVTGWIKRGPSGVIGTNKTCAKETVARLFEDFEARRLPAPSAGGKELGKLLAQRQPQQITRRDWQAIDAVERGRGAVEGRPRVKMTDTAEMIDVGRRRRGLFAR, from the coding sequence ATGGCCTACGTCATCACCCAGGCGTGCTGCAACGACGCGAGCTGCGTGTCCGCGTGCCCGGTGAACTGCATTCACCCCACGCCCGACGAGCCCGAGTTCGCCACCACCGAGATGCTGTACATCGAGCCGCAGGCCTGCATCGACTGCGGTGCCTGTGTCGACGCGTGCCCGGTCGATGCGATCTTCCCCGAGGATCAGCTCACCGCGCCGTTGCAGCGGTACAAGGAGATCAACGCCGACTACTACACGCGGCACCCCATGCCGGAGACGTGGATTCCGCTCACCCCGGAGACGCCGCCGGTGCGGGACCTCGGGACGTTGCGGGTCGCGATCGTCGGTGCCGGTCCCGCCGCCTGCTATGCGGCCGAGGAGCTGCTCAAGCGGTCCGACGTCGAGGTCGACATGTTCGAGAAACTGCCCACCCCGTGGGGGCTCGTCCGTGCCGGCGTCGCCCCCGACCATCCGGGTACCAAGACCGTCACCGAGATGTTCGACTGGTCCCTGGGCCGTGACGCGTTCCGGTTCCACCTCAATGTCGAGATCGGCAAGCATCTCGGCCACGCCGACCTGCTCGCGCACCACCATGCCGTGATCTATGCGGTCGGTGCGTCCGCCGACCGGTCCCTCGGTATCCCCGGCGAGGATCTGCCCGGCAGTCACGCCGCCACCGAGTTCGTCGCCTGGTACAACGGCCACCCCGATTACGCCGACCGCACCTTCGACCTGTCCGGTGAGCGTGCCGTCATCGTCGGCAACGGCAACGTCGCCCTCGACGTCGCCCGCATCCTGACGATGGATCCGGACGAGCTCGCCAAGACCGATATTGCCGATCATGCGTTGAAGGCATTGCGGGACAGCAATATCCGTGAAGTCGTCCTCCTGGGTCGTCGCGGTCCCGCGCAGGCCGCCTACACCAATCCCGAATTCCTGGCGCTCGGCGACCTTCCCGGGGTGGACGTCGTCGTCGATCCCGCGGCCATGCAGCTCGACGCCCGCTCGCAGGCCCTCCTCGACAGCGACGACGTCGAACCGGCGATTGCCATGAAGGTGCGTCTCGCTCGGGAGTTCTCGCAGCGCACGCCCACTCCCGGCAACAAGCGGATCGTGTTCCGCTACCTGGTGTCGCCGACGGAGATCGACGGCACCGACCGGGACCCGAAGCGGGTTCAGGGACTGACCGTCGTCGCCAACGAACTCGTGGACGGCGCCGACGGCGGACTCGCCGCGCGTCCCACCGACCGCACCGAACGCATCGACACGTCGCTGGTGTTGCGTTCGATCGGCTATCGAGGTCGCCCCGTCCCGGGGGTTCCGTTCGACGAGCGTCGCGGCATCGTCCCCAACGAGCGGGGGCGCGTCGTCCTCGCGGGCGGGGACGCCCTGCCCGGCGTCTATGTCACCGGCTGGATCAAACGCGGCCCCAGCGGTGTCATCGGCACCAACAAGACGTGTGCCAAGGAAACCGTCGCCCGTCTCTTCGAGGACTTCGAGGCCCGTCGCCTGCCCGCACCCTCCGCGGGAGGCAAGGAGCTGGGCAAGCTGCTGGCGCAACGGCAGCCGCAGCAGATCACCCGACGCGACTGGCAGGCCATCGATGCCGTCGAACGCGGCCGCGGTGCGGTCGAGGGCCGTCCGCGGGTGAAGATGACCGACACGGCCGAGATGATCGACGTCGGACGCAGGCGCCGCGGGCTGTTCGCCAGGTAG